A genome region from Fervidobacterium changbaicum includes the following:
- a CDS encoding heavy-metal-associated domain-containing protein encodes MAQYLLKVPDISCNHCKMRIAKALEEIGENDFEIRVAQKEIIIETNNIEKVVQKLEEIDYPVESATIM; translated from the coding sequence ATGGCACAGTATTTATTGAAAGTCCCAGACATCTCATGCAACCACTGTAAGATGAGAATAGCAAAGGCGCTCGAAGAAATCGGAGAAAACGATTTCGAAATCAGAGTTGCGCAAAAGGAGATTATCATAGAAACGAACAACATCGAAAAAGTTGTCCAAAAGCTCGAAGAAATCGACTATCCCGTCGAATCAGCAACGATTATGTGA
- a CDS encoding iron-containing alcohol dehydrogenase → MFERKVNIYNVFELRCKTTCYFGVGALQKMKDISEYLSVRGLKKVIVVTDPVAYKVTSAWEVVIKYFKEYGIEYVLYDKVTPNPTVEQIDEATKLGKEFGAQVVFGIGGGSPIDTAKSVAVLLEYEERTGAELYEGKFLPEKAKPIIAINTTHGTGTEVDRFAVASILEKEYKPAIAYDCIYPLFSIDDPQLMVTLPYKQTLYTTIDALNHITEASTTLSRNPYSILLAKETVRLIATYLPQALSNPNDLNARYWLLYASAIAGISFDNGLLHFTHALEHPLSAVKPDLAHRLGLAMLLPAVVKEIYPSVAEILAEVYEPIVPGLEGKPGEAEKIAKGIEDWLFNMGVTEKLEDVGFNEEHVEKLTDLAMTTPSLGLLLSQAPIKAEREVIRRIYKTSLKKI, encoded by the coding sequence ATGTTTGAAAGAAAGGTGAACATTTACAACGTTTTTGAATTGAGATGCAAAACAACATGTTACTTTGGTGTTGGCGCATTGCAGAAGATGAAAGATATTTCCGAGTATCTTTCAGTACGTGGTTTGAAAAAAGTGATAGTTGTGACTGATCCTGTTGCCTACAAAGTAACTAGTGCGTGGGAAGTTGTTATAAAGTACTTCAAAGAATACGGTATAGAATACGTACTGTACGATAAGGTTACACCAAATCCGACAGTTGAACAGATAGACGAAGCAACGAAGCTTGGAAAGGAATTTGGAGCTCAGGTTGTGTTTGGTATAGGTGGAGGTAGCCCAATAGACACTGCAAAAAGTGTTGCAGTGCTTTTAGAATACGAAGAAAGAACAGGTGCAGAACTCTACGAAGGAAAATTCCTTCCTGAGAAAGCTAAACCGATTATTGCAATAAACACAACGCATGGTACAGGTACGGAAGTGGACAGATTTGCTGTTGCATCGATACTTGAAAAAGAATACAAACCTGCGATTGCGTACGATTGTATCTATCCACTATTCTCTATTGATGACCCACAGTTGATGGTCACACTTCCCTACAAACAGACACTTTACACAACAATAGATGCGCTTAACCACATAACTGAGGCATCGACAACGCTTTCCAGGAATCCGTATTCGATATTGCTTGCAAAGGAAACAGTCAGACTTATTGCAACATACCTACCACAAGCACTAAGTAATCCGAATGATTTAAATGCCAGATACTGGCTACTCTATGCCTCTGCAATTGCCGGTATTTCTTTCGACAACGGACTACTCCACTTCACACACGCACTTGAGCATCCACTTAGTGCAGTAAAACCAGACCTTGCACACAGACTTGGACTTGCGATGCTCCTTCCTGCAGTTGTAAAAGAAATATATCCTTCCGTTGCTGAGATACTCGCTGAAGTGTACGAACCGATAGTTCCAGGTCTTGAGGGAAAGCCAGGAGAAGCTGAAAAAATTGCAAAAGGAATTGAAGATTGGCTATTTAACATGGGTGTGACGGAAAAGCTTGAGGATGTTGGATTCAATGAAGAACATGTTGAAAAACTAACGGATCTTGCGATGACCACACCATCTTTGGGACTATTGCTCAGCCAGGCACCTATTAAGGCGGAGAGGGAGGTTATAAGAAGAATATATAAGACTTCTCTGAAGAAAATATGA
- a CDS encoding sodium-translocating pyrophosphatase has product MALLFSSILAGLVLIIYLTLTVLDKSPGNEKTEKISRIIQKGARSFLMQEYTVFFPIVFALAILFGFSSGWTKATAFVIGSVFSVLAGFFGMTIATKSNARTAWGATRSIGEALDIAFSGGAVMGLVVSVLGLLGLGVVYLLFGLEEISFYSLGASFVALFARVGGGIYTKAADVGADIVGKVEANLPEDDPRNPAVIADNVGDNVGDVAGMGADLYESYVGSIFSAIALGYALFGEKGILDTLYIISFGLLASIIAIVFVKILSKLNTEPAKALRLGTINASVVFLVISFAYSIMEKNLNLFWTVLVGNIVGVLIGLITEWYTSGKKVEKLAHSAAMGPANVIISGTALGMESTAVITILIALGTYISYRLSGLYGIAMAGVGMLATLAMNLSVDAYGPIADNAGGIAQMAGLDKSVREITDKLDALGNTTAAMGKGFAIGSAALTAIALFANFGSAAHVQSIQLQDPKMFIGALVGAMLTFFFSALTMNAVGDAANDMVEEIRRQIREVPGILSGTTEPDYESCIKIATKGALKRMVTPAVLAIAAPIILMIGLGVQAVVGLLIGATVTGVALAIFMANSGGAWDNAKKYVEEGHLGGKGSFAHKATVVGDTVGDPYKDTAGPSLNILVKLMAITSIVFYSIVGRWL; this is encoded by the coding sequence TTGGCACTTCTGTTTTCCTCTATATTAGCCGGTTTAGTTTTGATTATCTACCTAACGCTCACTGTGTTAGACAAGAGCCCTGGAAACGAAAAGACTGAAAAGATTTCCCGTATCATCCAGAAAGGTGCGCGTTCCTTTCTCATGCAAGAGTACACAGTCTTCTTCCCAATAGTTTTTGCACTTGCTATTCTCTTTGGCTTTTCTTCAGGATGGACAAAAGCAACAGCATTTGTAATAGGTTCTGTTTTTTCCGTTCTTGCAGGTTTCTTCGGAATGACTATTGCGACAAAATCAAACGCAAGAACTGCCTGGGGAGCGACAAGAAGCATAGGCGAAGCGCTCGATATTGCCTTCTCTGGTGGAGCAGTTATGGGACTTGTCGTCTCTGTGCTTGGACTTTTGGGATTGGGAGTTGTGTACTTGCTCTTCGGACTTGAGGAAATCAGCTTTTACTCGCTTGGTGCTTCGTTTGTTGCACTCTTTGCACGCGTTGGTGGTGGTATCTACACAAAGGCTGCTGATGTTGGTGCGGATATTGTAGGAAAAGTGGAAGCAAATTTGCCAGAAGATGATCCTAGAAATCCAGCCGTTATAGCTGATAACGTTGGTGACAACGTTGGTGACGTTGCTGGCATGGGAGCAGACCTCTACGAATCTTACGTTGGGTCGATTTTCTCGGCAATTGCCCTTGGATATGCCTTGTTCGGTGAAAAAGGAATATTAGACACACTTTACATAATCTCATTCGGACTTCTCGCGTCCATTATTGCAATCGTATTTGTGAAAATTCTTTCCAAGCTTAATACAGAACCTGCAAAGGCTTTAAGATTAGGTACTATTAATGCAAGCGTTGTCTTTTTGGTAATTTCTTTTGCTTATTCCATTATGGAGAAGAATTTGAATCTATTTTGGACGGTCCTTGTTGGTAACATCGTAGGCGTGCTCATAGGTCTCATTACCGAGTGGTACACATCTGGTAAAAAAGTTGAAAAGCTGGCTCACTCCGCAGCAATGGGACCAGCGAACGTCATAATTAGTGGAACTGCACTTGGAATGGAATCAACGGCGGTAATAACTATACTTATCGCACTGGGCACTTACATTTCCTACCGCTTATCTGGACTCTATGGTATTGCCATGGCTGGCGTAGGTATGCTTGCAACACTTGCGATGAACCTTTCAGTTGATGCGTATGGTCCTATTGCAGATAACGCTGGTGGGATTGCACAGATGGCTGGTTTGGACAAAAGTGTAAGGGAAATTACTGACAAACTCGACGCGCTTGGAAATACTACGGCAGCTATGGGAAAAGGATTTGCAATAGGTTCAGCCGCTCTTACTGCAATTGCGCTATTTGCAAATTTCGGTTCTGCTGCCCATGTACAAAGTATCCAGCTCCAAGATCCAAAAATGTTCATCGGTGCGCTAGTTGGTGCTATGCTCACGTTCTTTTTCTCCGCACTTACAATGAACGCCGTTGGTGATGCTGCAAACGATATGGTTGAAGAGATAAGAAGGCAAATTCGAGAAGTACCCGGTATTTTATCTGGAACAACAGAACCAGACTACGAAAGCTGTATAAAGATAGCCACAAAAGGTGCGCTTAAAAGAATGGTTACACCTGCCGTATTAGCAATAGCTGCTCCCATAATACTCATGATAGGCTTAGGTGTCCAGGCGGTTGTTGGTCTATTGATCGGTGCTACAGTTACCGGTGTTGCACTTGCTATATTCATGGCGAATTCCGGCGGGGCATGGGACAACGCGAAAAAGTACGTCGAAGAAGGTCACCTTGGCGGTAAAGGTTCATTTGCTCACAAAGCTACTGTCGTTGGTGACACTGTAGGTGATCCATACAAAGACACAGCAGGACCTTCTTTGAATATCCTTGTCAAACTTATGGCGATAACATCAATAGTATTCTACTCAATAGTGGGGAGGTGGCTATAA
- a CDS encoding pyridoxamine 5'-phosphate oxidase family protein, with amino-acid sequence MNDGIEREKKYLINEEKAQKLRSISKQKLGVVQWYLLDCSFLALLRNLEDMPHQECRVRYTVDESGKESWIIAFKSELSEGFKRAEKEFELTDVVENQTDEFWDEFFKRLSESPVTAKVRYFISETPAEVVLDEFIELDVPYNVEVKYMVEVELKNESEAFEKYEQAYELGCGLNMDGFKLYTNRNIAIVSQLPPRVLINCVKQILGIAVFAKMRRKDRELSTKEAIELLKIGEYGFLATWDGKYPYAVPVNYVYKDGAIYFHCASVGKKLDNISFQKNASFSVVTKSKLLPDKLSTAYDSVIAFGQARIIEGGEKKMALLELIHKYAPQLYERFSQPNIEELERECANTTVVKLVVEHITGKRRKEED; translated from the coding sequence ATGAACGACGGAATTGAACGTGAAAAGAAGTACCTCATCAATGAGGAGAAAGCTCAAAAACTAAGGTCAATTTCAAAACAAAAGCTTGGAGTAGTCCAGTGGTATCTGCTGGACTGCTCTTTTTTAGCACTACTTCGTAACTTGGAAGATATGCCACATCAGGAATGTAGAGTGCGCTACACCGTCGATGAATCAGGAAAAGAGAGTTGGATCATCGCTTTCAAATCGGAATTGTCTGAGGGATTTAAAAGAGCGGAGAAAGAATTTGAATTAACCGACGTCGTTGAAAATCAAACGGATGAATTTTGGGATGAATTTTTCAAAAGACTATCCGAAAGTCCTGTCACTGCAAAGGTGAGATACTTTATTTCCGAAACCCCCGCAGAAGTCGTGCTTGATGAGTTTATTGAATTGGATGTGCCGTACAACGTTGAGGTCAAATACATGGTCGAAGTCGAACTCAAAAACGAAAGCGAGGCTTTTGAAAAATACGAGCAGGCCTACGAACTGGGTTGTGGGCTGAACATGGATGGGTTCAAGCTTTATACAAATAGAAATATCGCAATCGTCAGTCAGCTCCCACCAAGGGTTTTAATCAATTGCGTTAAGCAAATCTTAGGTATTGCTGTGTTTGCTAAGATGAGAAGAAAGGATAGAGAACTATCTACCAAAGAGGCGATAGAGCTTTTGAAAATCGGAGAATATGGATTTTTAGCAACTTGGGATGGGAAGTACCCGTACGCCGTACCTGTCAACTATGTATACAAAGACGGTGCCATATATTTCCACTGCGCAAGTGTTGGTAAAAAGCTCGACAATATTTCTTTTCAAAAGAACGCAAGTTTTTCTGTCGTCACGAAATCTAAGCTATTGCCAGATAAATTATCAACAGCTTACGATAGTGTCATCGCTTTTGGGCAAGCAAGAATAATCGAGGGTGGAGAAAAGAAAATGGCGCTCTTGGAACTTATCCATAAATACGCGCCACAACTTTACGAGAGATTTTCACAACCAAACATCGAAGAATTAGAACGCGAGTGTGCAAATACAACTGTGGTAAAATTGGTGGTGGAACACATAACTGGAAAGAGGCGAAAAGAAGAAGACTGA
- the secF gene encoding protein translocase subunit SecF, translated as MKINFVGKRYYFIALSLVLIVVSVISIFTKGFNVGLEFIGGSEIIVKTSQKLSVSDVRAKISELGPEFKNARIIEVHALGQAEQKTFSIVVSPRDKNGALRTYKPDEKVEISNKISEILNGEVVSFNEVSGDAVNEIKNLTWKAVVFTLLGILVYVALRFKLAFGVGAVLALIHDVVITLGFFSIFGFEMNIAAIAAILTLVGYSVNDTIIVYDRIREFGRKFRGRDMASIVNDSINSVIIRTINTSLTTFFVVLMLLLFSTGSIKSFAFGMTIGVVIGTYSSIFIASPIVIKWVKSI; from the coding sequence ATGAAAATCAATTTTGTCGGTAAAAGATATTATTTCATAGCACTTTCTCTTGTTTTGATTGTTGTATCTGTCATAAGTATCTTCACAAAAGGCTTTAATGTTGGTCTTGAATTCATCGGTGGTAGCGAAATCATAGTTAAGACGTCACAAAAGTTATCTGTTTCTGATGTGAGAGCTAAGATTTCAGAGCTTGGTCCAGAATTTAAAAATGCAAGGATTATAGAAGTTCACGCCCTCGGTCAAGCAGAGCAGAAGACATTTTCAATAGTTGTTTCCCCAAGGGATAAAAATGGGGCGCTAAGAACATACAAACCAGATGAAAAGGTAGAAATTTCCAACAAGATATCTGAAATTCTCAATGGAGAAGTCGTATCATTCAATGAAGTTAGTGGCGATGCTGTGAATGAGATCAAAAACCTAACATGGAAAGCCGTTGTCTTCACACTACTCGGTATACTTGTGTACGTCGCTCTTAGATTCAAACTCGCATTTGGAGTAGGTGCAGTTCTTGCACTCATTCATGACGTGGTGATTACACTTGGATTTTTCTCCATTTTCGGATTCGAAATGAACATAGCTGCGATAGCGGCGATACTCACGCTTGTTGGTTATTCTGTGAATGACACAATTATTGTGTATGACAGGATAAGAGAATTCGGAAGAAAGTTCAGAGGAAGAGACATGGCATCGATAGTCAATGACAGTATAAATTCAGTCATAATCAGAACGATAAATACCTCTCTGACGACTTTCTTCGTCGTCCTTATGCTCCTTTTATTCTCAACCGGTAGTATTAAGTCATTTGCATTTGGAATGACCATAGGCGTAGTAATCGGGACGTATTCTTCAATATTCATCGCATCACCGATAGTAATTAAATGGGTTAAGTCCATATAA
- the secD gene encoding protein translocase subunit SecD — protein sequence MRSDRVRLIVSLALLVAAIVVMLLPGGRPATGFAKLFSRIKLGLDLSGGVRLEYRVDIEKGTENPAAVVDDVWTVLRNRLDSAGYTEAVIKKSFRENNSFIIIEIPDATDTSAAEKLVGSTGVLWFGQSIDERDYDPTTNPDDVNLALREGAEWYSDKDGKKWYLIKKEINNRKDLVLTGPRVVEAVPTIDQKGVANYVVSFTLDRQYVEIFKQITKELYVPEQVLNAGTTQYQLALKKRLAIVLDDKVQFVGFVVSPIEDGKGQIRGNFTFEQARELAAILRSGALPARLEKTSASLVTPTLGKDVLQQSLRAGIIGTIIVMVYMLIFYGVMGIVAIIGIFYALVLIFGFLAGTGAILTLPGIAGIIFTIGTLVDGNIIIYERIKEEMRNGKTPKAAIEIAFSRSFWTLFDANLTTIIAALFLYYFGTGTIKGFAITTIVGIFAAMFMNLVFSKFLLDGVSGAIRVRKAGGAQ from the coding sequence ATGCGCTCAGATCGTGTAAGACTCATAGTCTCACTTGCTCTACTTGTAGCAGCGATTGTTGTCATGCTCCTACCAGGAGGACGACCAGCAACAGGTTTTGCTAAACTTTTTAGTCGCATTAAACTTGGTTTGGACCTCAGTGGTGGTGTAAGACTTGAGTACAGAGTTGATATCGAGAAAGGAACGGAGAATCCAGCGGCGGTTGTCGATGATGTTTGGACAGTTCTTAGAAACAGGCTTGATTCGGCAGGATACACTGAAGCGGTAATTAAGAAAAGCTTCAGGGAAAATAATTCATTCATAATCATAGAAATACCTGATGCAACTGATACATCGGCAGCGGAAAAGCTTGTCGGTTCTACTGGTGTACTTTGGTTTGGTCAGTCAATTGACGAAAGAGATTACGACCCAACGACAAATCCCGATGATGTAAACCTTGCGCTAAGGGAAGGGGCAGAGTGGTATTCCGACAAGGATGGTAAGAAGTGGTATTTAATAAAGAAAGAGATAAACAACAGAAAAGACTTGGTGTTGACTGGTCCAAGAGTTGTTGAAGCAGTTCCAACGATTGATCAAAAAGGTGTTGCAAATTACGTTGTGTCGTTTACACTTGACAGACAATACGTTGAGATATTCAAACAGATCACAAAAGAACTTTACGTCCCAGAGCAAGTGTTAAATGCTGGTACAACTCAATACCAGCTTGCTTTGAAAAAGAGACTTGCAATTGTACTTGATGATAAGGTTCAGTTTGTTGGATTCGTAGTTAGCCCAATCGAAGATGGGAAAGGGCAAATCAGAGGTAACTTCACATTTGAGCAAGCAAGAGAGCTTGCGGCAATCTTGAGAAGTGGTGCTTTACCGGCCAGACTCGAAAAAACGTCTGCGAGTCTTGTTACACCAACACTTGGTAAAGACGTACTGCAGCAATCACTCAGAGCGGGTATAATAGGAACCATCATAGTCATGGTGTATATGCTCATTTTCTATGGAGTCATGGGCATTGTGGCAATCATTGGTATATTCTACGCACTGGTACTGATATTCGGCTTCCTTGCAGGAACCGGAGCTATATTGACACTCCCTGGTATCGCAGGTATTATTTTCACCATTGGAACACTTGTTGACGGTAACATAATCATTTATGAAAGAATCAAAGAAGAAATGAGAAATGGAAAAACTCCAAAAGCAGCTATCGAAATTGCATTCTCAAGATCATTCTGGACACTCTTTGATGCGAACCTTACAACAATCATTGCTGCGTTGTTCTTGTACTACTTTGGAACAGGAACTATAAAGGGCTTTGCAATTACAACGATCGTTGGTATCTTCGCAGCAATGTTTATGAACCTTGTCTTCAGCAAATTCTTGCTTGATGGAGTATCTGGAGCTATCAGAGTTAGAAAAGCAGGGGGTGCTCAATAA
- the yajC gene encoding preprotein translocase subunit YajC translates to MKLVFAGAPDAGAASTGTQTSASGAMMQMLIMLLIFFAMMYFLVILPQRRREKEFKQMIESLKKGDTIITTGGVVGRIVDIKKDVVKIKSANSTELEIHKAYIAKVIKEKEETKEEETDSKD, encoded by the coding sequence GTGAAGTTAGTATTTGCGGGAGCACCGGATGCAGGTGCAGCATCAACGGGAACACAAACAAGTGCATCAGGAGCCATGATGCAGATGTTAATAATGCTCCTGATATTCTTTGCGATGATGTATTTTTTGGTCATCCTTCCACAAAGAAGGAGAGAGAAAGAGTTCAAACAGATGATTGAGAGTTTGAAGAAAGGTGACACGATCATCACAACCGGTGGAGTTGTTGGAAGAATAGTCGATATCAAGAAAGACGTAGTGAAAATCAAGAGCGCAAACTCAACAGAACTCGAAATTCACAAGGCTTACATAGCGAAGGTTATTAAAGAGAAAGAAGAGACAAAAGAAGAAGAAACAGATTCCAAAGACTAA
- a CDS encoding MFS transporter produces the protein MAEKLPLWKKWMYALGQLGWSLTSFAIGNALIYFYMPPEGVNIPKYITRGAVWAGLTIVGLVLGISRLFDAITDPLVATLSDRSKMKLGRRRGFLAISVLPFALLSFLPFFPPSSNYTINTIWLFTTVIAFYWFMTMYVTPFFAWMSELGHDPDERLGLSTMISITWALGFVLGTQIYLFQTMLENHGFTPAKAFQTVTVLYGIIGFIFMLLPIVFIDEKRYCEQHTVNEGGLEAIVTAFKEKHFAIFVIQDLLYWIGLTGISLGLVYYVTVLLKLPKEQASQVQMIMFLLSFLFYVPVNFLTKKLGKKQVLMVGFLVFAVNFGFAALLGKLNFSPYVQSYIVAILAAIPLAIFGILPNAMVADIAEAHGRKTGNYKAGVFFGARTFMQKMGQTIAGLVFPSIYILGKNEINEFGLRVSAIISLALMMLGYIVMLFYNEKEILEILKTKLATEKE, from the coding sequence ATGGCTGAAAAATTGCCTTTATGGAAAAAGTGGATGTACGCTTTGGGGCAGCTTGGGTGGTCGCTTACGAGCTTTGCGATTGGGAACGCTCTGATTTACTTCTACATGCCTCCTGAGGGGGTCAACATCCCGAAGTACATAACCAGGGGTGCAGTTTGGGCTGGTTTGACCATTGTAGGGCTTGTTCTGGGGATTTCAAGACTTTTCGATGCGATAACGGATCCCTTGGTGGCTACCTTGTCTGACAGGAGCAAGATGAAACTTGGCAGAAGAAGAGGATTTCTTGCTATCAGTGTCCTACCTTTTGCTTTACTTTCGTTCCTGCCATTTTTTCCACCGTCATCCAATTACACTATCAATACAATATGGCTATTTACAACCGTAATCGCTTTCTACTGGTTTATGACAATGTACGTGACTCCATTTTTTGCGTGGATGAGTGAGCTTGGCCATGACCCTGATGAAAGGCTTGGACTAAGCACAATGATTTCAATCACGTGGGCTCTTGGTTTTGTACTCGGGACTCAAATCTATCTTTTCCAAACAATGCTGGAAAATCACGGATTTACACCTGCCAAAGCATTTCAAACGGTTACCGTACTGTATGGTATCATCGGCTTCATATTCATGTTATTACCAATCGTATTTATCGACGAAAAGCGCTACTGCGAACAGCATACGGTCAACGAAGGTGGTTTAGAAGCAATTGTCACAGCGTTCAAAGAAAAGCATTTCGCCATTTTCGTTATCCAAGACCTTCTTTACTGGATAGGACTAACCGGCATAAGCCTTGGCCTTGTATATTACGTTACGGTACTTTTGAAACTTCCAAAGGAGCAAGCATCTCAAGTGCAAATGATAATGTTCCTCTTGTCATTCCTTTTCTACGTTCCAGTGAACTTCTTAACCAAGAAACTTGGTAAGAAGCAGGTCCTTATGGTTGGTTTTCTCGTATTTGCAGTCAACTTTGGCTTTGCAGCACTCTTAGGTAAACTCAACTTTTCACCGTATGTTCAAAGCTACATTGTGGCCATCCTTGCAGCCATCCCTCTTGCGATATTTGGTATTCTACCAAATGCAATGGTCGCCGACATTGCAGAAGCACACGGTAGAAAGACAGGGAACTATAAGGCCGGAGTTTTCTTCGGTGCCAGGACATTCATGCAAAAGATGGGACAAACAATCGCAGGACTAGTATTTCCATCGATCTACATTCTCGGCAAAAACGAAATCAACGAATTCGGCTTAAGAGTAAGCGCTATCATTTCGTTGGCTTTAATGATGCTCGGATATATCGTTATGCTGTTTTACAATGAGAAAGAAATACTTGAAATACTGAAAACAAAACTTGCAACGGAAAAAGAATAG
- a CDS encoding 6-phosphofructokinase gives MRRIGVLSVGNDCPGLNPAIRSIVVNAIEQEIEVMGIRDGFEGLLNDKVDILIRNNVSGILHQGGTILGTSLFIPEKDEELIAIKNKTTQYGITGYIILRGRNAVRSALNLQKYGIPSIIVPATIDNDLSFTDFSIGFITALEHVTQALDIIHSTAESHHRVMIVKTMGAPGGWLATFGGLAGGADFVITSSDVLNPKELLATIQHRYESGKRFSIVVVEDGVKLPDEIIDECKCSHETDPAEVVGLYIGKKLNLEWRYTNLGYIQRGGTPAAIDRIIATQLSARAVELVKIGKFYHAVGVKGFVVTEVPYSDTLLNVRPVDYYIKQLAKLFY, from the coding sequence ATGAGAAGGATAGGAGTTCTTTCTGTCGGGAATGACTGTCCTGGTTTAAACCCTGCAATTAGGTCAATCGTAGTGAATGCTATAGAACAAGAAATAGAAGTGATGGGCATAAGGGACGGATTCGAAGGATTGCTTAACGATAAAGTTGATATTTTGATTAGGAACAACGTTTCCGGTATACTTCACCAAGGCGGTACCATACTTGGAACATCGCTCTTCATACCAGAGAAAGATGAAGAACTAATAGCGATTAAGAACAAAACAACACAGTACGGCATAACTGGTTACATCATTCTTAGAGGAAGGAATGCCGTTAGAAGTGCACTGAATTTGCAAAAATACGGAATTCCATCGATAATTGTTCCAGCAACAATAGATAACGACCTTTCATTTACAGACTTTTCCATCGGCTTTATAACAGCTCTTGAACACGTAACCCAAGCGCTTGATATAATCCATTCAACTGCAGAGTCACACCACAGAGTGATGATTGTAAAAACGATGGGAGCACCTGGTGGTTGGCTTGCCACATTTGGAGGACTCGCCGGTGGTGCCGATTTCGTTATAACAAGCTCGGATGTACTTAATCCAAAGGAACTCTTAGCTACAATACAGCACCGGTATGAAAGTGGAAAGAGATTCTCGATAGTCGTTGTCGAAGATGGTGTTAAACTGCCAGACGAAATCATCGATGAATGTAAATGCTCGCACGAAACAGACCCTGCGGAGGTTGTTGGACTATACATCGGGAAAAAACTGAACCTTGAGTGGAGGTACACAAACCTTGGCTACATCCAAAGAGGTGGAACACCTGCTGCTATAGACAGAATCATAGCGACACAATTAAGTGCGCGTGCTGTGGAACTTGTAAAAATAGGAAAATTCTACCATGCGGTAGGAGTTAAAGGATTCGTTGTTACAGAGGTCCCTTACAGCGACACATTGCTTAATGTTAGACCTGTTGATTACTACATAAAACAATTAGCCAAACTTTTCTACTGA